A stretch of the Arthrobacter sp. PAMC 25486 genome encodes the following:
- a CDS encoding carbohydrate ABC transporter permease encodes MAVFLGLPLVIYLVFVISPFVQAVYYSLTSWGGFDNNMPFVGLNNYVKLFNDDIFMISVRNSVTLAVFLPVITVILSLVLATLVTIGGSSRGQIKGLKGSGFYRVISFFPYVIPAVVIGIIWQQIFNPKNGLLNGILTGIGLDGFKDYPWLGDARTAMIASMFVIVWGFVGFYMILFIAAIKGIPAETFEAARIDGAGRFRTAISITIPLIRDNIQTAYVYMGILALDAFVYMSVLNSTGGPENSTLVMSQKLFTTAFSKNQFGLACAMGVVLAVITLLFSAIVFLVNKITGGSKDVSE; translated from the coding sequence ATGGCAGTGTTCCTGGGACTGCCACTGGTGATCTATCTGGTCTTTGTAATCTCGCCTTTTGTTCAGGCGGTGTACTACTCATTGACCAGCTGGGGCGGCTTCGACAACAACATGCCGTTCGTGGGCTTGAATAACTATGTCAAGCTCTTCAACGATGACATCTTCATGATCTCGGTCCGCAACAGCGTCACGCTGGCCGTCTTCCTGCCTGTCATCACGGTGATCTTGTCACTGGTGCTCGCCACCCTTGTCACCATTGGCGGCAGCAGCCGCGGGCAGATCAAGGGCCTGAAGGGTTCCGGTTTCTACCGGGTCATCTCCTTCTTCCCCTACGTCATCCCTGCGGTAGTCATCGGCATTATCTGGCAGCAGATTTTCAACCCGAAGAACGGCCTGCTTAACGGCATTCTGACAGGCATCGGGCTGGACGGTTTTAAGGACTACCCGTGGCTCGGCGACGCGCGCACAGCCATGATCGCCTCCATGTTCGTCATCGTGTGGGGCTTTGTTGGCTTCTACATGATCCTGTTTATCGCAGCCATCAAGGGCATCCCGGCGGAAACCTTCGAAGCAGCCCGCATTGACGGTGCTGGCCGCTTCCGCACGGCCATCAGCATCACGATCCCGCTGATCCGCGACAACATCCAGACCGCCTACGTCTACATGGGAATCCTGGCTCTCGACGCCTTTGTGTACATGTCAGTTTTGAACTCCACCGGCGGACCGGAAAACTCCACGCTTGTCATGTCGCAGAAACTGTTCACCACGGCCTTCTCGAAGAACCAGTTTGGCCTGGCCTGTGCCATGGGTGTGGTGCTGGCAGTCATCACCCTGCTTTTCTCGGCGATTGTATTCCTGGTCAACAAGATCACCGGCGGCAGCAAGGATGTGTCTGAATAA
- a CDS encoding carbohydrate ABC transporter permease → MLALWALLVLIPLGWTLMSSFKTTKEIFASPFSLPADWQFQNYVTAWNTAGIGMYFFNTVIVVGFALVIVMVLGAMCAYVLARYVFPGYRAVYYLMLAGLTFPVFLAIVPLFFILQNLGLLNTLPGLIIVYVAFALPFTVFFLFSFFKALPNEIAEAAQIDGAGEWRTFFQVMLPMAKPGMASVAIFNFLGLWNQYLIPVAINTKRENYVLSQGIAAFAGQMGYAVDFGALFAAAIIVIVPVLVMYVLFQRQLQGSVAAGTMK, encoded by the coding sequence ATGCTCGCCCTGTGGGCGCTTTTGGTGCTCATTCCGCTGGGCTGGACCCTCATGTCGTCATTCAAGACGACCAAGGAAATCTTCGCCTCGCCGTTCTCCCTCCCCGCCGATTGGCAATTCCAGAACTACGTGACCGCATGGAATACAGCCGGCATTGGCATGTACTTCTTCAACACCGTCATTGTGGTGGGTTTCGCGCTTGTCATCGTGATGGTGCTCGGTGCCATGTGTGCCTACGTTTTGGCCCGCTACGTCTTCCCCGGATACCGCGCCGTCTACTACCTGATGCTCGCCGGCCTGACGTTCCCGGTCTTCCTGGCCATTGTTCCGTTGTTCTTCATCCTGCAGAACCTGGGCCTGTTGAACACCCTGCCCGGCCTGATCATCGTGTACGTGGCGTTCGCGCTGCCCTTCACCGTGTTCTTCCTGTTCTCCTTCTTCAAGGCGCTCCCCAACGAGATTGCCGAAGCCGCACAGATTGACGGCGCGGGCGAATGGCGCACCTTCTTCCAGGTCATGCTTCCCATGGCCAAGCCCGGCATGGCCTCCGTAGCCATCTTCAACTTCCTGGGCTTGTGGAACCAGTACCTGATCCCGGTGGCCATCAACACCAAGCGTGAGAACTATGTGCTCTCGCAGGGCATCGCGGCCTTCGCCGGCCAGATGGGCTATGCAGTGGACTTCGGTGCACTGTTCGCGGCCGCCATCATCGTGATTGTTCCGGTATTGGTCATGTACGTCCTGTTCCAGCGCCAGCTGCAGGGCTCTGTTGCTGCAGGAACCATGAAGTAA
- a CDS encoding CGNR zinc finger domain-containing protein translates to MVFSHDTEMALLSAVNLINTAPITVTEDGTVTGPDTLESVAELDAFVLAEQFSGSREHSASEVKAVRDMRTELRTIFIADELTAADMVNGLLARAQALPQLVKHDQWDWHLHATAPAAPLAERMGVEAAMALVDVIRSKELARLKVCAAPDCCAVVIDLSKNRSRRYCDTGNCGNRAHVAAYRRRKSAEM, encoded by the coding sequence ATGGTCTTTAGTCATGACACGGAGATGGCCCTGCTCTCTGCCGTGAATTTGATCAACACCGCCCCCATCACCGTCACCGAAGACGGCACCGTCACCGGCCCGGACACTCTGGAATCCGTGGCCGAGCTGGATGCCTTTGTGCTTGCGGAGCAGTTTTCCGGATCGCGTGAACACTCCGCTTCGGAGGTCAAGGCAGTGCGTGACATGCGCACCGAACTGCGCACCATCTTCATTGCCGATGAACTCACCGCAGCCGACATGGTCAATGGACTTTTGGCCCGGGCACAGGCCCTGCCCCAGCTGGTCAAACACGACCAGTGGGACTGGCACCTGCACGCAACTGCCCCGGCCGCCCCGCTGGCCGAGCGCATGGGGGTTGAAGCAGCCATGGCGCTGGTGGATGTGATCCGCAGCAAGGAATTGGCGCGGCTGAAGGTGTGTGCCGCGCCTGATTGCTGCGCAGTGGTGATCGACCTGTCCAAAAACCGTTCCCGCCGGTATTGCGACACCGGCAACTGCGGCAACCGTGCCCACGTAGCCGCCTACCGCCGTCGTAAATCCGCCGAGATGTAA
- a CDS encoding DMT family transporter: MTTSTASFRVSASGPRAALASPALVLALISAAAFALSGSFAKSLFDVGWSPGAAVAARIGGAAVVLFIPVVITLVRRWAKVKGSLGRIAIYGVVPIALCQLFYFNAVQHLSVGVALLLEYLSPVLLVGWAWIITRRRPRLLTIVGAVSAMAGLVLVLDLAGSQKVSVEGVLWGLAAAVCSAVYFVMSARTGDDVPPILMAGGGMAVGAAMILGLGVVGILPMAFTFNNPVFAGTEVNWLVPVLGLVLITTVFAYIMGIISTRGLGSKVASFVALFEVLFAVIWAWILLGELPRAIQLLGGLAIMAGVVLVRLDELRGSPRRGRSYAVDLDAEAGELPAESLPAEAPQP; this comes from the coding sequence GTGACCACTTCAACAGCATCCTTCCGCGTGTCCGCCTCCGGGCCACGCGCCGCCCTGGCCTCCCCGGCGCTCGTGCTGGCCTTGATTTCCGCGGCAGCCTTTGCCTTGTCGGGATCCTTCGCCAAGTCGCTTTTCGATGTTGGCTGGTCTCCAGGTGCAGCGGTCGCTGCACGCATAGGAGGTGCCGCCGTCGTACTTTTCATACCGGTGGTCATCACCCTGGTGAGGCGCTGGGCCAAGGTCAAGGGGTCGCTGGGTCGGATCGCGATTTACGGCGTGGTGCCGATTGCGCTGTGCCAGCTGTTTTACTTCAATGCGGTGCAGCACTTGTCGGTGGGGGTGGCGCTGCTGCTGGAATATCTCTCGCCCGTGCTGCTGGTGGGGTGGGCGTGGATCATCACCCGGCGCCGGCCGAGGCTGCTGACGATTGTTGGCGCCGTCAGCGCCATGGCGGGCCTGGTGCTGGTGTTGGATCTGGCCGGCAGTCAAAAGGTGAGTGTTGAGGGTGTTTTGTGGGGGCTGGCCGCGGCGGTGTGCTCGGCAGTGTATTTTGTGATGTCGGCCCGCACCGGTGACGATGTCCCGCCCATTCTCATGGCCGGCGGGGGCATGGCGGTGGGTGCGGCCATGATCCTGGGGCTGGGCGTGGTGGGCATTCTGCCGATGGCGTTCACCTTCAACAACCCCGTATTTGCCGGAACCGAGGTGAACTGGCTGGTTCCGGTGCTGGGCCTGGTGCTGATCACCACAGTTTTTGCCTACATCATGGGCATTATCTCGACGCGCGGGCTGGGCTCGAAGGTTGCCTCGTTTGTGGCCTTGTTCGAGGTGCTGTTCGCCGTGATTTGGGCGTGGATCCTGCTCGGTGAGCTGCCCCGGGCCATCCAGCTGCTGGGCGGCCTGGCGATCATGGCTGGCGTGGTCCTGGTGCGGCTGGACGAACTGCGAGGATCACCCCGGCGCGGGCGATCCTACGCAGTCGACCTTGACGCTGAAGCTGGCGAGCTGCCTGCCGAATCTTTACCGGCCGAAGCGCCTCAGCCGTAG
- a CDS encoding cation-translocating P-type ATPase: MSASDFLSQTATPGPRMVEIDIEGMTCASCVSRVERKLGKLEGVSASVNLPLESAQVMVPAGITDAQIIDTVKATGYRATLKNPPAKPAVKHDAGPHLGHGSHPGATQEGGSAPGGHMNGEHAGHEENHEDHMAHGGTASTLRPRLILAAILTIPVFLVSMFPALAFPHWGWVAGILTLPVVTWAAWPFHRAAAINARHFASTMDTLVSIGVSAAFLFSAVELGLDPMMTAHGSSISGHAPLYFEVSAVVVTFLLLGRYLEARAKAKAGDALKALLSLGAKEATVLRHGVEVKIPAADLAVDEIFVVRPGEKIATDGVITDGTSAIDTSLITGESLPVDVTVDDTVTGATINTSGRLLVRATRVGSETTLAQMGKLVSAAQAAKAPIARLADRISAVFVPIVLVIAVITFALWLLTTGDIQAAFTAAVAVLIIACPCALGLATPVGLLTGTGRAAQLGILIKGPQVLEDTRTVDTILLDKTGTVTEGRLSVVDVVPLTQVPAAELLRLAGAVESHSEHPIAHAITAHAREKADEQAGENGTLPELSDFMSAPGGGVRAVIEGRTVLAGRAGWLEENAVELSAAARAALLDQQQRGTTAIWVAVDGEAAGLIALKDTIKAGSKEAIAKLKELGLRPILLTGDNAAVAAQVAAAIGIAAEDVYAEILPEGKVEAVKKLQEEGATVAMAGDGVNDAAALAQADLGIAMGSGTDVAIAAADLTVMGSDLGQVATAIALSRKTLGTIKTNLFWAFFYNAIGIPVAALGLLNPMIAGAAMAASSVLVVANSLRLRRFGR, from the coding sequence ATGAGCGCCTCAGATTTTTTGTCCCAAACCGCCACACCCGGCCCCCGCATGGTCGAGATCGACATCGAAGGCATGACCTGTGCCTCGTGCGTCAGCCGGGTTGAGCGCAAGTTGGGCAAACTCGAAGGCGTCAGCGCTTCCGTGAACCTGCCGCTGGAATCAGCCCAGGTCATGGTCCCCGCCGGCATAACAGATGCGCAAATCATCGACACCGTCAAGGCCACCGGCTACAGGGCCACGCTGAAGAATCCTCCCGCCAAGCCCGCCGTTAAGCACGACGCCGGCCCGCACCTTGGGCACGGTTCCCACCCGGGTGCCACCCAAGAAGGCGGCTCCGCGCCGGGCGGACACATGAACGGCGAGCATGCCGGCCACGAAGAAAACCACGAGGACCACATGGCCCACGGCGGCACGGCGTCCACGCTGCGCCCGCGCCTGATCCTGGCCGCGATCCTGACCATCCCGGTCTTCCTCGTTTCCATGTTCCCGGCCCTGGCATTCCCGCATTGGGGCTGGGTTGCCGGCATCCTGACGCTGCCCGTGGTGACGTGGGCGGCCTGGCCGTTCCACCGCGCCGCAGCCATCAACGCCCGCCACTTCGCCTCGACCATGGACACGCTGGTCTCCATCGGCGTCAGCGCAGCGTTCCTGTTCTCCGCCGTGGAACTCGGCCTAGATCCCATGATGACGGCCCATGGCAGCTCCATTTCCGGCCACGCCCCGCTGTACTTCGAGGTCTCGGCCGTCGTCGTGACCTTCCTGCTGCTGGGCCGCTACCTGGAGGCACGGGCCAAGGCGAAGGCCGGCGATGCACTCAAGGCGCTGCTCAGCCTGGGCGCCAAGGAAGCAACCGTCCTGCGCCATGGCGTCGAGGTCAAAATTCCGGCGGCCGACCTTGCCGTGGATGAGATCTTCGTGGTCCGCCCCGGCGAGAAGATCGCCACCGACGGCGTCATCACCGACGGCACCTCCGCCATCGACACCTCACTGATCACGGGCGAGTCCCTGCCCGTCGACGTCACCGTCGATGACACCGTCACTGGCGCGACCATCAACACCTCCGGCCGCCTCCTCGTGCGGGCCACGCGCGTCGGCAGCGAAACCACGCTCGCCCAAATGGGCAAGCTGGTCAGCGCCGCGCAGGCAGCCAAGGCCCCCATCGCCCGGCTCGCGGACCGGATCAGTGCGGTATTTGTGCCGATCGTGCTCGTCATCGCGGTCATCACCTTCGCCCTCTGGCTGCTGACCACCGGCGACATCCAAGCCGCTTTCACGGCCGCCGTCGCCGTCCTGATCATCGCCTGCCCCTGCGCCCTGGGCCTGGCCACGCCGGTTGGCCTGCTGACCGGAACCGGCCGCGCCGCCCAGCTGGGCATCCTCATCAAGGGCCCGCAGGTCCTCGAGGACACCCGCACGGTCGACACCATCCTGCTCGACAAGACCGGCACCGTCACCGAGGGCCGCCTCTCAGTGGTCGACGTCGTACCCCTCACCCAGGTGCCGGCCGCCGAACTCCTGCGACTGGCCGGGGCCGTGGAATCCCACAGCGAACACCCCATCGCCCACGCCATCACAGCCCACGCCCGCGAAAAAGCGGACGAACAGGCCGGCGAAAATGGCACCCTCCCCGAACTGTCCGACTTCATGTCGGCACCGGGCGGCGGCGTCCGTGCCGTCATCGAGGGGCGCACCGTTTTGGCTGGCCGGGCAGGCTGGCTGGAGGAGAACGCCGTCGAACTTTCCGCTGCGGCACGGGCAGCATTGCTGGACCAGCAGCAGCGCGGCACCACAGCCATCTGGGTGGCCGTGGACGGTGAAGCTGCCGGACTGATCGCCCTCAAGGACACCATCAAGGCCGGGTCCAAGGAGGCCATCGCCAAGCTAAAGGAACTGGGCCTGCGCCCCATCCTGCTGACCGGTGACAACGCAGCCGTGGCCGCGCAGGTTGCTGCCGCCATCGGTATTGCCGCCGAGGATGTCTATGCGGAGATCCTGCCAGAGGGCAAGGTCGAGGCCGTCAAGAAGCTGCAGGAGGAAGGCGCCACGGTCGCCATGGCCGGCGACGGCGTGAACGACGCCGCCGCACTGGCGCAGGCCGACCTCGGCATCGCCATGGGTTCCGGCACGGATGTTGCCATTGCGGCCGCCGATCTGACGGTCATGGGCAGCGATTTGGGCCAGGTGGCCACGGCCATAGCCCTGTCCCGCAAGACGTTGGGCACGATCAAGACCAACCTGTTCTGGGCCTTCTTCTACAATGCCATCGGCATCCCGGTGGCAGCGTTGGGCCTGCTGAACCCGATGATCGCCGGGGCCGCCATGGCCGCCAGCTCCGTGCTGGTGGTGGCGAACTCGCTACGGCTGAGGCGCTTCGGCCGGTAA
- a CDS encoding heavy-metal-associated domain-containing protein has product MSNNSHTTTVNVSGMTCGHCVSSVTEELTELKGVENVAVILNTGGISEVTITSTLTLDPAEISEAVAEAGYLVVANNA; this is encoded by the coding sequence ATGAGCAACAACAGCCACACCACCACCGTCAACGTTTCCGGTATGACCTGCGGGCATTGCGTCAGCTCCGTCACGGAGGAACTGACCGAACTCAAGGGCGTGGAAAACGTCGCCGTAATTCTCAACACCGGAGGCATCTCCGAGGTCACCATCACCTCCACGCTGACCCTCGACCCCGCGGAAATCTCCGAGGCCGTTGCCGAGGCCGGATACCTCGTCGTCGCCAACAACGCCTAA
- a CDS encoding metal-sensitive transcriptional regulator — protein sequence METAEHTHGYSEEKQAYLRRLKRAEGQVRGIARMVEEDKYCIDILTQMAAVNKALHAVSIGLLEDHIAHCVVNAAHESQETGNPEIVSDKVAEATAAISRLLRS from the coding sequence ATGGAAACAGCAGAGCATACCCACGGATACTCCGAAGAAAAGCAGGCCTACCTGCGTCGCCTCAAGCGCGCCGAAGGCCAGGTCCGCGGCATCGCCAGGATGGTCGAGGAAGACAAGTACTGCATCGACATCCTCACCCAAATGGCCGCTGTCAACAAGGCCCTGCACGCCGTCAGCATCGGCCTGCTCGAAGACCACATCGCACATTGTGTGGTCAACGCAGCCCATGAATCACAGGAAACCGGCAACCCGGAGATCGTCTCCGACAAGGTCGCCGAAGCAACCGCCGCCATATCCCGCCTACTCAGGAGCTAG